From a region of the Streptacidiphilus albus JL83 genome:
- a CDS encoding amino acid adenylation domain-containing protein, with translation MSTNGLGFSDGQQLLLSNDLGQHAIWPARLPVPPGWARNGEPWASAADCAAALDAAPPDSWSAYSRPDHPLGPDGPWAPTVTRLVREQAERTPHAWAVLCDDERIDYAELDRRTERLARRLRLHGGVERSVVAVCLDRTAELAVGLLAVLRAGAAVLPLDPATPAPRLVRLVRDADARTVLTNRSHRALFAGATGEGAAVDVLTVEAAEADAGDGLGPEPAGWTPRPQDPAYLIYTSGSTGPPKGVVTSHHALSVALRAAAEFYRLGPGDRVAHLAALAFDTSLEQILAPLVSGATVVLTGRHAWAPTDLLYRIARDRITVVDLTPAYWRRLLSVAGAGLDTLAPLRLVIVGGEVVHADHCRLWLRRFPGTALVNAYGLTETTITSTACELTQDLLPGTDGAPAPVGRPLAGALVHVLDAELRPVPPGERGEVYIGGGRLAEAVWKQPGLTARQFLPDPHADAPGSRMYRTGDLGRRRCDGSLEILGRIDDQLKIHGFRIDPAEVEAVLNSQRGVGQAAVVARTRGSGEQEQVLVAFYTHADTEGGPTADGSPTDGPGRSAELRSALAAVLPAHMVPVEYTPIGQLPLAPSGKIDRAALPGRSALVRPADAGADTGAGSADGSGPGPGPGETRPQPPLTSGMAQLWSLILGVDRIAADDDFFELGGNSLLAMEMLARARVMFGIGIGQVRALTRSLLQDSTLAGFARSAHRARVGTLASADGGAVDFAAESELSPAELSALSKARPVKARPAATEPAASEPPQDVLLTGATGYCGIHLLDDLLEHTSARIHCLVRAADAAEAWERIRASARRYLLHDLSEERVRPIVGDLGKPGFGLTDHDFEHLGSVVDVIYHFGAQVNFIYPYDKLRAVNVGATRELIRLAAPRSVPLHFASTMAVLAGFGAAGVRSVTESTPLDFADYLSVGYVETKWVSEALLRQASLAGLPVTVYRLQDITGTGPAGVLNTATEICALMKFIAESGLCPEVELPLDFLPADVFARAVGHITANHPARGTVYHLTNPHPAVLGSLADSLRRHGFPVTEIPYADWVSALIGFAAGHPAHPITPFVPLFVDRCRHADMSVSEMYFQDVFPQFRRDNAELALLGSGIVLPPVDAPLLDGYLTHLQSIGFLEPVESPADGP, from the coding sequence ATGAGTACGAACGGCCTCGGCTTCTCCGACGGACAGCAGCTGCTGCTGTCCAACGACCTCGGGCAGCACGCCATCTGGCCCGCGCGGCTCCCGGTGCCCCCCGGCTGGGCCCGGAACGGGGAGCCCTGGGCGAGCGCCGCCGACTGTGCCGCCGCGCTCGACGCCGCGCCGCCGGACAGCTGGTCGGCCTACAGCCGTCCTGACCACCCGCTCGGCCCGGACGGCCCCTGGGCGCCGACCGTCACCCGGCTGGTCCGGGAGCAGGCCGAGCGGACACCGCACGCCTGGGCGGTGCTGTGCGACGACGAACGGATCGACTACGCGGAGCTGGACCGGCGGACCGAGCGGCTCGCCCGGCGGCTGCGGCTCCACGGCGGCGTCGAGCGGTCCGTGGTGGCCGTCTGCCTGGACCGCACCGCCGAGCTGGCGGTCGGCCTGCTGGCGGTGCTGCGGGCCGGGGCGGCGGTGCTGCCGCTCGACCCGGCCACCCCGGCCCCGCGACTGGTCCGGCTGGTCCGCGACGCCGATGCCCGGACGGTCCTGACGAACCGCTCGCACCGGGCGCTGTTCGCCGGGGCGACCGGGGAAGGCGCCGCCGTCGACGTACTGACGGTGGAGGCGGCGGAGGCGGACGCCGGCGACGGCCTGGGGCCGGAGCCGGCCGGCTGGACGCCCCGGCCGCAGGACCCCGCCTACCTGATCTACACCTCCGGGTCGACCGGACCGCCCAAGGGCGTGGTCACCAGCCACCACGCGCTGTCGGTGGCCCTGCGCGCCGCCGCGGAGTTCTACCGGCTGGGCCCCGGCGACCGGGTGGCGCATCTCGCGGCGCTGGCCTTCGACACCTCACTGGAGCAGATCCTCGCTCCGCTGGTCTCCGGGGCCACGGTGGTGCTGACCGGCAGGCACGCCTGGGCGCCGACCGACCTGCTCTACCGGATCGCCCGCGACCGGATCACCGTGGTCGACCTGACCCCCGCCTACTGGCGCAGGCTGCTCAGCGTCGCCGGTGCGGGCCTGGACACGCTGGCCCCGCTGCGGCTGGTCATCGTCGGCGGCGAGGTCGTCCACGCCGACCACTGCCGGCTGTGGCTGCGCAGGTTCCCCGGGACCGCCCTGGTCAACGCGTACGGGCTGACCGAGACCACGATCACCTCGACGGCGTGCGAACTCACCCAGGACCTCCTCCCCGGGACCGACGGCGCCCCGGCGCCCGTGGGCCGCCCGCTGGCCGGGGCCCTGGTCCACGTGCTGGACGCGGAACTGCGGCCGGTGCCGCCCGGCGAGCGCGGCGAGGTCTACATCGGCGGCGGCCGACTGGCCGAAGCCGTCTGGAAGCAGCCGGGCCTGACGGCCCGGCAGTTCCTTCCCGATCCGCACGCCGACGCCCCGGGAAGCCGGATGTACCGCACCGGCGACCTCGGGCGGCGGCGCTGCGACGGCAGCCTGGAGATCCTCGGCCGGATCGACGACCAGCTGAAGATCCACGGCTTCCGGATCGACCCGGCCGAGGTCGAGGCGGTCCTCAACTCCCAGCGGGGGGTGGGCCAGGCCGCCGTGGTGGCGCGCACCCGCGGCAGCGGGGAGCAGGAGCAGGTCCTGGTCGCTTTCTACACCCACGCCGACACGGAGGGCGGGCCGACGGCGGACGGATCGCCGACCGACGGCCCCGGACGGAGTGCCGAGCTGCGCTCCGCCCTGGCCGCGGTGCTGCCGGCGCACATGGTTCCGGTGGAGTACACCCCGATCGGTCAGCTGCCGCTGGCGCCCAGCGGCAAGATCGACCGGGCGGCCCTGCCCGGACGCTCCGCCCTCGTGCGCCCCGCCGACGCGGGCGCCGACACGGGCGCGGGCTCCGCCGACGGCTCCGGCCCCGGCCCCGGACCCGGCGAGACGCGGCCGCAGCCGCCGCTCACCTCGGGCATGGCGCAGCTGTGGAGCCTGATCCTGGGCGTCGACCGGATCGCCGCCGACGACGACTTCTTCGAACTCGGCGGGAACTCGCTGCTCGCCATGGAGATGCTGGCCAGGGCCCGGGTGATGTTCGGCATCGGGATCGGCCAGGTCCGCGCGCTGACCCGCTCGCTGCTGCAGGACTCGACGCTGGCGGGCTTCGCGCGGAGCGCGCACCGCGCCCGCGTCGGCACCCTGGCCAGCGCCGACGGCGGCGCCGTGGACTTCGCCGCCGAGTCCGAGCTGTCGCCGGCCGAACTGTCGGCGCTGTCGAAGGCCCGGCCGGTGAAGGCCCGGCCGGCGGCGACCGAGCCGGCGGCGTCCGAGCCGCCGCAGGACGTCCTGCTCACCGGTGCGACCGGGTACTGCGGCATCCACCTGCTCGACGACCTGCTGGAGCACACCTCGGCCCGGATCCACTGCCTGGTCCGGGCGGCCGACGCCGCGGAGGCCTGGGAGCGGATCAGGGCGTCCGCCCGGCGCTACCTGCTCCACGACCTGTCCGAGGAGCGGGTGCGGCCGATCGTCGGCGACCTCGGCAAGCCCGGGTTCGGGCTTACCGACCACGACTTCGAGCACCTGGGCTCCGTGGTCGACGTCATCTACCACTTCGGCGCGCAGGTCAATTTCATCTACCCCTACGACAAGCTGCGCGCGGTGAACGTCGGGGCCACCCGGGAGCTGATCCGGCTGGCGGCGCCGCGCTCGGTTCCGCTGCACTTCGCGTCCACCATGGCGGTGCTCGCCGGCTTCGGGGCGGCCGGGGTGCGCAGCGTCACCGAGTCCACCCCGCTCGACTTCGCGGACTACCTGTCGGTGGGCTACGTCGAGACCAAGTGGGTCTCCGAGGCACTGCTGCGGCAGGCGTCCCTGGCCGGACTGCCGGTCACCGTCTACCGGCTGCAGGACATCACCGGCACCGGCCCGGCCGGTGTGCTCAACACCGCCACCGAGATCTGCGCGCTGATGAAGTTCATCGCGGAGTCCGGCCTATGCCCCGAGGTCGAGCTCCCGCTGGACTTCCTGCCCGCCGACGTCTTCGCCCGGGCCGTGGGCCACATCACGGCCAACCACCCCGCACGCGGCACCGTCTACCACCTGACCAACCCGCACCCCGCCGTCCTCGGCAGCCTGGCGGACAGCCTGCGCCGGCACGGCTTCCCGGTGACCGAGATCCCGTACGCCGACTGGGTCTCGGCGCTGATCGGCTTCGCCGCCGGGCACCCCGCCCACCCGATCACCCCCTTCGTCCCGCTCTTCGTGGACCGCTGCCGGCACGCCGACATGTCGGTCAGCGAGATGTACTTCCAGGACGTGTTCCCGCAGTTCCGCCGGGACAACGCCGAACTCGCCCTGCTGGGGTCCGGGATCGTCCTGCCGCCCGTGGACGCGCCGTTGCTGGACGGCTACCTGACCCACCTCCAGTCGATCGGCTTCCTGGAGCCCGTGGAGAGTCCCGCCGATGGTCCGTAG
- a CDS encoding EAL domain-containing protein — translation MTCFGVWMVALTSVYYAFSDQRLIFVGVGLSGVVGILIGIAYHRPAHSLPWYLLAAANLSFTAGELAQIIIIQYLHESLFPSVADAFYLATYGLYAAGLLGFVRWRTARRDRASLIDALTLTVGIALLLWIYVIVPYAHTPGLSWIQKAISIAYPLGDILVLAMLARLLAPRGGKSVSVVLLTAGTFGLLAADIAYALIQLHGTWRTGTPVDLGWAVFYGAWGSAALHPSMVTLTEPTEWHPDNARVRVGLLTLASLIAPAMLVLASIRGDTSNVGVIGAFSAILFFLVLYRLAEVAETHRRAVTRERTLRGAVASLSLAADVPQVATAVQRAVTSLLADSPQHDALLAIRKDDRLWLTRAADGEQIGMTERTRSLVQAQAGHGGTRLLGVDALGEELTARFHPLRSTLLCPLALREKSAPDPLIGALIVAGDERDLLVLRDSLATLAAQGTLAVERIALSQEVSKRNSEAYFRTLVQNASDVILILDEGDRIRYASPSARQVLGSATLAGSRLADLVPAQESGTVTRALSQMRARDEPDRREHWQMLRTDQATIEVEVRCSDLRREATVAGLVLTLRDVTEQRKLERELTHRAFHDSLTGLANRVLFHERVTHALTQSQREGTVVGVLLVDVDDFKVVNDTQGHPVGDELLVALSLRLSTAVRVSDTAARLGGDEFALLVEDPMTPQDLETFADHLLGVFAEPFRLSVGPVSVNASIGIATTEDSFDSVELLSHADLALYEAKTAGKRRWRRYRPAMQSGMVERHELQESLDRSLVESFVVLYQPIVKLADASIVGFEALVRWPHSTRGTVLPEQFITLAEESGQIVPLGAWVLGRAATEAVGWRGVTDGLRNGSAAGPRPPYVSVNVSPRQFRDHGFLDVVQHVIDRTGIDPSSLVLELTESLLLRHDDRVLAEMQSLTELGVRIAIDDFGTGYSSLSYLREFPISILKIDKSFIDELGHSSQQYALVDGITHLADTLGLTVIAEGVEHEQQRELLVSMGCPLGQGYLFAKPVAAEEAQAMLLKQAADEPTERIR, via the coding sequence ATGACGTGCTTCGGCGTCTGGATGGTCGCACTCACGTCCGTCTACTACGCGTTCTCCGACCAGCGGCTGATCTTCGTGGGGGTCGGGCTGAGCGGCGTCGTCGGCATCCTCATCGGAATCGCCTACCACCGCCCCGCGCACAGCCTTCCCTGGTACCTGCTGGCCGCGGCCAACCTCAGTTTCACCGCGGGTGAGCTGGCGCAGATCATCATCATCCAGTACCTGCACGAAAGCCTGTTCCCCTCGGTCGCCGACGCCTTCTACCTGGCCACCTACGGCCTCTACGCCGCCGGGCTGCTCGGCTTCGTCCGCTGGCGCACCGCCCGGCGCGACCGGGCTAGCCTGATCGACGCGCTGACCCTGACCGTCGGGATCGCGCTGCTCCTCTGGATCTACGTCATCGTCCCGTACGCGCACACCCCGGGGCTGAGCTGGATCCAGAAGGCCATCTCCATCGCCTATCCGCTGGGCGACATCCTGGTGCTGGCGATGCTGGCGCGACTGCTGGCACCGCGCGGCGGGAAGAGCGTGTCCGTGGTGCTGCTGACCGCGGGCACCTTCGGGCTGCTCGCCGCCGACATCGCCTACGCGCTGATCCAGCTCCACGGGACCTGGCGCACCGGCACCCCGGTGGACCTGGGCTGGGCGGTCTTCTACGGCGCCTGGGGATCGGCCGCGCTGCACCCGTCCATGGTGACGCTCACCGAACCCACGGAATGGCACCCGGACAACGCCCGGGTCCGGGTGGGCCTGCTCACCCTGGCATCGCTGATCGCCCCGGCGATGCTGGTGCTGGCCTCGATCCGCGGTGACACCAGCAATGTGGGCGTGATCGGGGCGTTCTCCGCGATCCTCTTCTTCCTGGTGCTCTACCGGCTGGCCGAGGTGGCGGAGACGCACCGGCGGGCGGTGACCCGCGAACGGACGCTGCGGGGCGCGGTGGCCTCGCTGAGCCTGGCGGCGGACGTGCCGCAGGTCGCCACGGCGGTCCAGCGGGCGGTGACCTCGCTGCTGGCGGACAGCCCGCAGCACGATGCCCTGCTGGCCATCCGCAAGGACGACCGGCTCTGGCTGACCCGCGCCGCCGACGGCGAGCAGATCGGGATGACCGAGCGGACCCGCTCCCTGGTCCAGGCGCAGGCCGGGCACGGCGGGACCAGGCTGCTCGGCGTGGACGCCCTGGGCGAGGAGCTGACCGCGCGCTTCCATCCGCTGCGCAGCACCCTGCTGTGCCCGCTGGCGCTGCGGGAGAAGTCGGCGCCGGATCCGCTGATCGGCGCCCTCATCGTGGCCGGCGACGAGCGGGACCTGCTGGTGCTGCGGGACAGCCTGGCCACCCTCGCCGCCCAGGGCACGCTGGCCGTCGAACGGATCGCCCTGAGCCAGGAGGTGAGCAAGCGCAACAGCGAGGCGTACTTCAGGACCCTGGTGCAGAACGCCTCCGACGTCATCCTGATCCTCGACGAGGGGGACCGGATCCGGTACGCCAGCCCGTCGGCCCGCCAGGTGCTGGGATCCGCGACCCTGGCCGGGTCCCGGCTCGCCGATCTCGTGCCCGCACAGGAGAGCGGCACCGTCACCCGGGCGCTGAGCCAGATGCGGGCCCGCGATGAACCGGACCGGCGCGAGCACTGGCAGATGCTGCGCACCGACCAGGCCACCATCGAGGTCGAGGTCCGGTGCAGCGACCTGCGCCGGGAGGCGACCGTCGCCGGGCTGGTGCTGACCCTGCGCGACGTGACCGAGCAGCGCAAGCTCGAACGCGAGCTCACCCACCGCGCCTTCCACGACTCGCTGACCGGGCTGGCGAACCGGGTGCTGTTCCACGAGCGGGTCACCCACGCCCTCACCCAGAGCCAGCGCGAGGGAACCGTGGTCGGCGTGCTCCTGGTCGACGTGGACGACTTCAAGGTGGTCAACGACACCCAGGGCCACCCGGTCGGCGACGAGCTGCTGGTCGCCCTCTCGCTGCGGCTGTCCACGGCGGTCCGCGTGTCCGACACCGCGGCCCGCCTCGGCGGCGACGAGTTCGCGCTCCTGGTCGAGGACCCGATGACGCCCCAGGACCTGGAGACCTTCGCCGACCACCTGCTGGGCGTCTTCGCCGAACCGTTCCGGCTGAGCGTCGGCCCGGTGAGCGTCAACGCCAGCATCGGCATCGCCACCACCGAGGACAGCTTCGACTCGGTGGAGCTGCTCAGCCACGCCGACCTGGCGCTGTACGAGGCGAAGACGGCGGGAAAGCGGCGGTGGCGGCGCTACCGCCCGGCGATGCAGAGCGGCATGGTGGAGCGGCACGAGCTGCAGGAGAGCCTGGACCGGTCGCTGGTGGAGTCGTTCGTGGTGCTCTACCAGCCGATCGTGAAACTCGCCGACGCATCGATCGTCGGCTTCGAGGCGCTGGTGCGCTGGCCGCACTCGACGCGCGGCACGGTGCTCCCGGAGCAGTTCATCACGCTGGCCGAGGAGAGCGGCCAGATCGTCCCGCTCGGCGCCTGGGTGCTGGGCCGGGCAGCCACCGAGGCGGTCGGCTGGCGCGGCGTGACGGACGGGCTCCGCAACGGGTCCGCCGCCGGACCGCGGCCTCCCTATGTGAGCGTCAACGTCTCGCCGCGGCAGTTCCGCGACCACGGCTTCCTGGACGTGGTCCAGCACGTCATCGACCGGACCGGGATCGATCCCTCCTCGCTCGTCCTGGAACTGACGGAGAGTCTGCTGCTGCGCCACGACGACCGGGTGCTGGCGGAGATGCAGTCCCTCACCGAGCTGGGCGTGCGGATCGCCATCGACGACTTCGGGACCGGCTACTCCTCATTGAGCTACCTGCGCGAGTTCCCGATCTCGATCCTCAAGATCGACAAGTCCTTCATCGACGAACTCGGACACTCCAGCCAGCAGTACGCGCTGGTCGACGGGATCACGCACCTCGCGGACACCCTGGGCCTGACCGTGATCGCCGAAGGCGTGGAGCACGAGCAGCAACGGGAGCTGCTGGTGTCGATGGGCTGCCCGCTCGGCCAGGGATACCTCTTCGCCAAGCCGGTGGCCGCGGAGGAGGCGCAGGCGATGCTGCTGAAGCAGGCCGCCGACGAACCGACGGAGCGGATCCGATGA
- a CDS encoding ferritin-like domain-containing protein, with the protein MITATALSQGKYRPPAGLKELRDFLQAALEVEHFTVPVYMSGMYSIRPGANRFSYDTIRSVLMEEMLHLTLAANLLNAVGGTPDVARPGFVAGYPARLPFSSRSLPEIPLQNFSPAALDTFLLIERPRALVPPAGGEAEDDEGWTSIGQFYDAIRKGLIALEREQREQHRRDPAAPATLFTGDPRRQVGPTDFYNSGGEAFPVTDLKSALLAVEVISDQGEGVADTIWDSDDIFFGEQRQVAHYFRFKEIRVGRRYGAHDLPRTGPSGPLLDVVWDEAYRIDPRAKVAHYPEGSQVRAQAEFFNRTYAHLLALLQLAFTGDPWVMRQAVPVMLELRDLSQRLYRNPHPDRARAAQGIHASPTFELTEQHFVQARADAAAKAAASPTPEEQHP; encoded by the coding sequence GTGATCACCGCCACCGCGCTCAGCCAGGGCAAGTACCGGCCGCCGGCCGGCCTCAAGGAGCTGAGGGACTTCCTCCAGGCCGCGCTGGAGGTCGAGCACTTCACCGTCCCGGTCTACATGAGCGGGATGTACTCGATCCGGCCGGGCGCCAACCGCTTCTCCTACGACACCATCCGCAGCGTGCTGATGGAGGAGATGCTGCACCTGACGCTGGCCGCGAACCTGCTCAACGCCGTCGGCGGCACCCCCGATGTGGCCCGTCCCGGCTTCGTCGCCGGGTACCCGGCCAGGCTGCCGTTCAGCAGCCGGAGCCTGCCGGAGATCCCGCTCCAGAACTTCTCCCCGGCGGCGCTGGACACCTTCCTGCTGATCGAGCGCCCGCGCGCGCTGGTCCCGCCCGCCGGGGGCGAAGCCGAGGACGACGAGGGCTGGACCTCCATCGGCCAGTTCTACGACGCGATCCGGAAGGGCCTGATCGCCCTGGAGCGGGAGCAGCGCGAGCAGCACCGCAGGGACCCGGCCGCCCCGGCCACCCTCTTCACCGGCGACCCGCGCCGCCAGGTCGGCCCGACCGACTTCTACAACTCCGGCGGCGAGGCCTTCCCGGTCACCGATCTGAAGAGCGCCCTGCTGGCCGTGGAGGTGATCAGCGACCAGGGCGAGGGCGTGGCCGACACCATCTGGGACAGCGACGACATCTTCTTCGGCGAGCAGCGCCAGGTCGCGCACTACTTCCGGTTCAAGGAGATCCGGGTGGGCCGCAGGTACGGCGCGCACGACCTGCCGCGCACGGGACCGAGCGGCCCGCTGCTCGACGTCGTCTGGGACGAGGCGTACCGGATCGACCCCCGGGCGAAGGTGGCGCACTACCCCGAGGGCTCGCAGGTCCGCGCCCAGGCCGAGTTCTTCAACCGGACGTACGCACACCTGCTGGCCCTGCTGCAGCTGGCCTTCACCGGCGATCCGTGGGTCATGCGCCAGGCCGTGCCGGTGATGCTGGAGCTGCGCGACCTGAGCCAGCGGCTCTACCGCAACCCGCATCCGGACCGGGCCAGGGCGGCGCAGGGCATCCACGCCAGTCCGACCTTCGAGCTGACCGAGCAGCACTTCGTCCAGGCCCGTGCCGACGCGGCGGCGAAGGCCGCCGCCTCCCCCACCCCCGAGGAGCAGCACCCGTGA
- a CDS encoding GMC oxidoreductase, translating into MTVTTTGAQVNGRRYDVIIVGSGWAGSLLGRQLGRQGWRVLVLEAGNPGTETWPGYQDSLDTFNVAPIKVPNAGYRPNRAAPFPDVLDLHAVPGGYTSTGHFVQTGPLPYGTDYIRALGGAAMHWLGAVPRMLPEDYATRSLYRYGRDWPLTAEQLEPYLQQAERLIGTAGNGAEQHELGVVPERDYQYPMEEIPASYQDGVFHRKLTGKEITDPVAQLPYTPKVYTLPQGRNSTPNPLFDDGRGYRPVGAVGLPNFGERCVGNASCTPICPVQAKSSPLRLQQDFTDSVHVATRCVVSRVLPGRGSSVRGVEFREYSDPAAPVGTPYTAEADIVVLAAHAIENAVILLSSELANSSGYVGRHLMDHPTFLAWSRMPQAEPIGAFRGPGHTSGLECFRFGSGRKRRAPFRIEIGNWGWGWATGAPFSSVGSMVGLGGDAEGEVKADGLFGPGLRRRLGDELNRQVQLQIAVEQPADPANRVTIDPQRYRDGLGNPKPILHYDLDTRVRDGVYAARRVAAEIFRALGAEDFTDYRVRGDIPPLGHFRHRPEGQTEELDLGFHGAGHGAGTHIMGAQRATSVVDSYQRTHDHPNLFAVGCGSMPSIGTSNPTLTMAALALRSAEEIHRELTSLHHPVTAARQPVLEAAQ; encoded by the coding sequence ATGACCGTGACCACCACCGGCGCCCAGGTCAACGGCCGCCGCTACGACGTGATCATCGTCGGCAGCGGCTGGGCCGGCAGCCTGCTGGGCCGGCAACTGGGCAGGCAGGGCTGGCGGGTGCTGGTCCTGGAGGCCGGGAACCCCGGCACCGAGACCTGGCCGGGCTACCAGGACTCGCTGGACACCTTCAACGTCGCCCCGATCAAGGTGCCGAACGCCGGCTACCGCCCCAACCGGGCCGCGCCCTTCCCCGACGTCCTGGACCTCCACGCGGTCCCGGGCGGCTACACCTCCACCGGCCACTTCGTCCAGACCGGACCGCTGCCGTACGGCACCGACTACATCCGGGCGCTGGGCGGCGCGGCCATGCACTGGCTGGGCGCCGTGCCCAGGATGCTTCCGGAGGACTACGCGACCAGGTCCCTCTACCGCTACGGGCGGGACTGGCCGCTGACGGCCGAGCAGCTGGAGCCGTACCTGCAGCAGGCCGAGCGGCTGATCGGCACGGCCGGCAACGGGGCCGAGCAGCACGAGCTCGGCGTCGTGCCGGAGCGCGACTACCAGTACCCGATGGAGGAGATCCCGGCCAGCTACCAGGACGGGGTGTTCCACCGGAAGCTCACCGGCAAGGAGATCACCGACCCGGTGGCCCAGCTGCCCTACACGCCGAAGGTCTACACCCTGCCGCAGGGACGCAACAGCACGCCCAACCCGCTCTTCGACGACGGCCGGGGCTACCGTCCGGTCGGCGCCGTCGGGCTGCCGAACTTCGGCGAGCGCTGCGTGGGCAACGCCAGCTGCACCCCGATCTGCCCGGTCCAGGCCAAGTCCTCGCCGCTGCGGCTGCAGCAGGACTTCACCGACTCGGTGCACGTCGCCACCCGCTGCGTGGTCAGCCGGGTGCTGCCGGGGCGCGGCAGCTCCGTGCGCGGCGTGGAGTTCCGCGAGTACAGCGACCCGGCCGCGCCGGTGGGCACCCCGTACACGGCCGAGGCGGACATCGTCGTGCTGGCCGCCCACGCCATCGAGAACGCCGTCATCCTGCTCTCCTCCGAGCTGGCCAACAGCAGCGGCTACGTCGGCCGCCACCTGATGGACCATCCGACCTTCCTGGCCTGGTCCCGGATGCCGCAGGCGGAGCCCATCGGGGCGTTCCGCGGCCCGGGGCACACCTCCGGACTCGAATGCTTCCGCTTCGGCAGCGGCCGCAAGCGGCGCGCACCGTTCCGGATCGAGATCGGCAACTGGGGCTGGGGCTGGGCCACCGGCGCGCCGTTCAGCAGCGTCGGCTCCATGGTCGGCCTCGGCGGCGACGCCGAGGGCGAGGTCAAGGCCGACGGGCTCTTCGGCCCCGGGCTGCGCCGACGGCTGGGCGACGAGCTCAACCGGCAGGTGCAGCTGCAGATCGCGGTGGAGCAGCCCGCCGACCCGGCCAACCGGGTCACCATCGACCCGCAGCGCTACCGGGACGGCCTGGGCAACCCCAAGCCGATCCTCCACTACGACCTCGACACCCGGGTCAGGGACGGCGTCTACGCCGCGCGCCGGGTCGCGGCGGAGATCTTCCGGGCGCTCGGTGCGGAGGACTTCACCGACTACCGGGTCCGCGGCGACATCCCGCCGCTCGGCCACTTCCGGCACCGGCCGGAGGGGCAGACCGAGGAGCTCGATCTCGGCTTCCACGGCGCGGGACACGGCGCGGGCACCCACATCATGGGCGCCCAGCGGGCGACCTCGGTGGTCGACTCCTACCAGCGCACCCACGACCATCCCAACCTCTTCGCCGTGGGCTGCGGCAGCATGCCCTCCATCGGCACCAGCAACCCCACCCTCACCATGGCCGCCCTCGCCCTGCGCAGCGCCGAGGAGATCCACCGCGAACTCACCTCGCTGCACCACCCGGTGACCGCGGCCCGGCAGCCCGTGCTGGAGGCCGCCCAGTGA